From the Bacteroidales bacterium genome, one window contains:
- a CDS encoding YihY/virulence factor BrkB family protein encodes MTGRVKKLYIKAYKFVHSVTLPGFDGMPISRVFSFFYKGLVNGAITTRSSSISFNLFVALFPALIFFFTLIPFIPIDNFQETLLSLLEEIIPQSAWEPVQSTFLDIIMRPHGSLLSIGFILALFFSTNGINSMIEAFNASFHSMETRGLLAQRWVAFVLMLVLSLMLVLAITFVIAGSALLQYLRSEGLLQDRFIYFLLDSLRWIVLIALTYFGISIIYYWGPAKKRPFRFFSAGSSSTTFVIMLTHIGFNYYANNLARYNALYGSIGTLLLILLWIYFISTILLIGFELNVSILNAKIRTDGKV; translated from the coding sequence ATGACTGGAAGAGTAAAAAAACTTTATATAAAAGCCTATAAATTTGTGCATAGCGTTACTTTGCCGGGCTTTGATGGGATGCCTATTTCCAGAGTTTTTTCTTTTTTTTATAAAGGTCTTGTAAACGGAGCAATTACTACTCGCTCTTCATCTATTAGTTTTAATCTTTTTGTAGCCTTATTCCCGGCTCTTATTTTCTTTTTTACACTAATTCCATTTATTCCGATAGATAATTTCCAAGAAACACTCTTGAGTTTGTTAGAGGAAATTATTCCGCAATCTGCTTGGGAGCCTGTTCAATCTACTTTCCTTGATATTATTATGAGACCTCATGGGAGTTTGCTCTCTATAGGATTTATATTGGCTTTGTTTTTTTCCACTAATGGAATAAACTCAATGATAGAGGCCTTTAATGCATCCTTTCATAGTATGGAAACTCGTGGATTATTAGCTCAGCGTTGGGTGGCATTTGTTCTTATGTTGGTTTTATCTTTAATGTTAGTACTGGCTATTACTTTTGTTATAGCGGGTTCAGCATTACTACAGTACCTGAGGAGCGAAGGTCTCTTGCAGGATAGATTTATTTATTTTTTACTGGATTCTTTACGTTGGATAGTTTTGATAGCATTAACTTATTTTGGGATATCAATTATATATTATTGGGGACCGGCAAAGAAGCGACCATTCAGATTTTTTTCTGCCGGTTCAAGTTCTACAACTTTCGTTATTATGTTAACTCATATTGGATTTAACTATTATGCCAATAATTTGGCTAGATATAACGCTTTATACGGGTCAATAGGAACGTTATTGCTTATTTTATTATGGATATACTTTATTTCAACAATCTTGCTTATAGGCTTTGAACTAAATGTTAGTATACTAAACGCCAAGATTCGTACAGATGGAAAAGTTTAA
- the nadC gene encoding carboxylating nicotinate-nucleotide diphosphorylase encodes MIIDEIIKQALLEDIKEGDHTSLSTIPKNSTGKAQLIVKQKGIIAGVDIAKRVFMAVDTTLKFTKKINDGFNVNIDDVVFEIEGSSISILSAERLALNFMQRMSGIATTTAMYAERISGLSTRLLDTRKTTPLLRELEKMAVKFGGGYNHRMGLYDMIMIKDNHIDFAGGIEKAIDACCSYLKEKKLDLKIEIEVRNLEELNRVLKKGGVDRIMLDNFSVDNMYKAVQLIDGKYETEASGGITLETIRPYAETGVDFVSVGALTHQIKSLDMSLKAI; translated from the coding sequence ATGATAATTGATGAAATTATAAAGCAAGCCCTACTTGAAGACATTAAAGAGGGGGATCATACTTCGCTATCTACTATACCTAAAAATAGTACTGGAAAAGCCCAACTAATTGTAAAACAAAAAGGTATTATTGCCGGCGTAGATATTGCGAAACGTGTTTTTATGGCTGTTGATACAACATTAAAATTCACAAAAAAGATTAATGATGGTTTTAATGTTAATATTGATGATGTAGTTTTTGAGATAGAAGGATCTTCAATTTCGATACTTTCCGCTGAAAGGTTAGCCTTGAATTTTATGCAGCGTATGAGTGGTATTGCAACCACAACAGCAATGTATGCAGAAAGAATAAGTGGGCTTTCTACTCGACTTTTAGATACTAGAAAAACTACTCCTTTGTTGCGTGAATTAGAAAAAATGGCTGTTAAATTTGGTGGAGGATATAATCATCGTATGGGGCTTTATGATATGATTATGATTAAAGATAATCATATTGATTTTGCGGGAGGAATAGAAAAGGCTATAGATGCTTGTTGTTCTTATCTTAAAGAAAAAAAATTAGATTTAAAGATAGAAATTGAAGTTAGAAACTTAGAAGAACTGAATCGGGTTTTAAAAAAAGGTGGAGTAGATCGTATAATGCTTGATAATTTTAGTGTCGATAATATGTATAAAGCTGTACAATTAATAGATGGTAAATATGAAACCGAAGCTTCGGGTGGAATTACATTAGAAACTATTAGACCTTATGCCGAGACCGGTGTGGATTTTGTTTCGGTGGGTGCTTTAACCCACCAAATCAAGAGTTTGGATATGAGTTTAAAGGCAATTTAA
- a CDS encoding DUF4783 domain-containing protein gives MVNRKFLVILLIGVFTIPVTAQSLESTIKQMSEAIRTANYSGLSDLFSSTVDLTIKDTDGIFSKTQAKGVLKSFFENDKPKSFQIKHKGSSNDGTVYAIGLYVSVDKTYRVYALFKNAKIVQLQIEEEL, from the coding sequence ATGGTTAATAGAAAGTTTTTAGTAATACTGTTAATAGGTGTTTTTACTATCCCTGTAACGGCGCAATCTTTGGAAAGTACAATTAAGCAGATGAGTGAAGCTATTAGGACTGCTAATTACTCTGGTTTATCTGATTTGTTCTCAAGCACGGTTGATTTAACTATAAAAGATACAGATGGCATTTTTAGTAAAACTCAAGCTAAAGGTGTACTCAAGAGTTTTTTCGAAAATGACAAACCGAAATCTTTTCAGATAAAGCATAAAGGCTCTTCTAATGATGGAACTGTGTATGCTATTGGCTTATACGTTTCTGTCGACAAGACTTATAGAGTTTATGCTTTATTTAAAAATGCTAAAATTGTTCAATTACAAATAGAAGAGGAACTTTAA
- the rlmH gene encoding 23S rRNA (pseudouridine(1915)-N(3))-methyltransferase RlmH: MDIKLILHGKTEDTYLQEGISKYTKRLKHYISFSEIVIPALKNTKKLRFQDIKQKEGALLLTKVKSTDTLVLLDERGLSFSSKEFSSFLQKQMNQSVKSLVFVVGGAYGFSDEVYKRANYKLSLSKMTFSHQMIRLLFIEQIYRAFTILNNEPYHHK, encoded by the coding sequence ATGGATATCAAACTAATCCTTCATGGCAAAACAGAAGACACTTATTTACAAGAAGGAATCTCTAAATATACTAAACGTCTAAAACATTATATTTCTTTTTCTGAAATAGTTATCCCAGCCTTAAAAAACACAAAAAAGCTTCGTTTTCAGGATATTAAGCAAAAAGAAGGCGCCTTACTTTTAACAAAAGTTAAATCAACAGACACTCTTGTATTATTAGATGAAAGAGGACTCTCCTTTTCTTCAAAGGAATTTTCAAGTTTTCTTCAAAAGCAAATGAACCAAAGCGTAAAAAGTTTAGTATTTGTAGTTGGAGGAGCATACGGATTTTCTGATGAAGTTTATAAACGTGCTAATTATAAGCTTTCGCTTTCAAAAATGACCTTTTCACATCAAATGATTAGATTGCTTTTTATCGAACAAATTTATCGTGCATTTACAATATTAAATAACGAACCTTATCATCATAAATAA